In Trifolium pratense cultivar HEN17-A07 linkage group LG7, ARS_RC_1.1, whole genome shotgun sequence, a genomic segment contains:
- the LOC123898143 gene encoding protein MALE DISCOVERER 2-like isoform X1, whose translation MGMRCNTFRFWFRIYICFITVWGIHGCVSLNDEGMALLEFRARVTCDPHAALENWDPNDCDPCNWVGVHCVDGKVQMLDLNGLYLEGTLAPELGKLSHLKSLVLCNNNFSGDIPKELGDLVELELLDLRENNLSKSIPSELSRMLSLKHLLLCYNKVEDSDSQDQGNFRFFSKSLLDECSSPLTTLFACINRKFGHWFKQGQEEKCFDLQPRTNEAEIEMNVPNLVNYARRRLLDQSSNLAAVPYNGEHTTDFSYIPISTCTGSFPAVPDATKKQNQSQTPQLPSSPPSELSSPSEPSQDGKQTSEEQLKTYGNLWKYLLIILAAVVLVIVIIVLVCICRKPAAKIIKPWNTGISGQLQKAFVTGVPKLNRAELETACEDFSNIVTNFEACTVFKGTLSSGVEIAVVSSLINSSQDWTKSMELNYRRKIATLSRINHKNFVNLIGYCEEEQPFSRMFILEYAPNGSLFEHLHVKEIEGLEWNERVRIIMGTAYCLQYMHHDLNPPIAHTKVSSKCIMLTDDYAAKLAEETFRSVTESVKTTRGDSKKSEMTRAGLDTNVYDFGVLLLEIISGKLPHSEEQGNLVNWAADYINDKRNIGYMIDPSLKSFKENELDVICEVIQSCIQPDPKLRPTMRDITSRLREVITVTPEQAVPRLSPLWWAELEILSVEAT comes from the exons ATGGGAATGAGATGTAACACATTTAGATTTTGGTTTAGAATTTATATTTGCTTCATTACTGTTTGGGGAATTCATGGGTGTGTGTCGCTTAATGATGAAG GAATGGCTTTGTTGGAGTTTCGTGCAAGAGTAACATGTGATCCTCATGCTGCTTTGGAAAATTGGGATCCAAATGATTGTGACCCCTGTAACTGGGTTGGGGTCCATTGTGTCGATGGTAAAGTGCAGATGCT GGACCTAAATGGACTATACTTGGAAGGGACATTGGCTCCAGAACTTGGGAAACTTAGTCACTTAAAATCTCT TGTGTTATGCAATAATAACTTTTCTGGTGACATTCCTAAAGAACTTGGAGATTTAGTTGAGTTAGAATTATTGGATTTAAGGGAAAATAACTTGTCAAAAAGCATCCCATCAGAGCTTAGTAGAATGTTATCCCTAAAACACTT ATTGCTTTGCTATAACAAAGTAGAAGATAGTGATTCTCAAGATCAAGGAAATTTCAGATTTTTCTCTAAATCACTACTTGATGAGTGTTCATCACCTTTGACAACATTATTTGCTTGCATCAATAGAAAGTTTGGTCACTG GTTCAAGCAAGGTCAGGAAGAGAAATGTTTCGACCTTCAGCCTC GTACTAATGAGGCAGAGATTGAGATGAATGTACCGAATCTTGTCAATTACGCGCGTCGTAGGTTACTTGATCAATCCAGTAACCTTGCAGCTGTACCATATAATGGCGAACATACAACAGATTTCAGTTATATACCAATTAGCACTTGTACTGGATCTTTTCCAGCTGTTCCAGATGCAACCAAGAAACAAAATCAGTCACAAACACCACAATTGCCTTCTTCTCCTCCTTCTGAGCTTTCTTCTCCTTCCGAACCTTCACAAGACGGAAAGCAAACAAGTGAAGAACAACTGAAAACTTATGGAAATTTGTGGAAGTATCTACTTATTATCTTAGCCGCGGTTGTATTGGTCATTGTGATCATAGTTCTTGTTTGCATTTGTAGAAAACCAGCAGCTAAAATAATTAAGCCTTGGAATACAGGCATAAGTGGACAGTTGCAAAAAGCTTTTGTAACAG GGGTTCCTAAGTTGAATAGAGCAGAGCTAGAGACAGCTTGTGAGGATTTCAGCAATATTGTTACTAATTTTGAAGCATGCACTGTATTCAAAGGAACATTGTCTAGTGGAGTTGAAATTGCTGTTGTTTCTAGTCTGATTAATTCTTCTCAAGATTGGACTAAGAGCATGGAATTGAACTACAGAAGAAAG ATTGCCACATTGTCCCGGATTAACCATAAGAACTTTGTTAATCTTATTGGTTACTGTGAGGAAGAACAACCATTCTCAAGGATGTTTATATTAGAATATGCCCCAAATGGAAGTCTATTTGAGCACCTACATG tTAAGGAAATTGAAGGTCTTGAATGGAATGAAAGAGTAAGGATCATAATGGGAACTGCCTATTGTCTTCAGTACATGCATCATGATTTAAATCCACCTATAGCTCATACCAAAGTTAGTTCGAAGTGTATCATGTTGACGGATGATTATGCTGCAAAG CTTGCTGAGGAAACTTTTAGAAGTGTTACCGAATCAGTTAAGACAACTAGAGGCGACTCAAAGAAATCTGAGATGACGCGTGCTGGTCTCGACACCAATGTCTATGACTTTGGAGTATTATTGCTTGAAATAATTTCGGGGAAATTGCCTCATTCCGAAGAACAAGGAAATCTTGTCAACTGG GCTGCTGATTACATAAATGACAAGAGAAACATAGGTTATATGATTGATCCAAGTTTGAAATCATTCAAGGAGAATGAACTTGATGTAATTTGTGAAGTGATTCAAAGTTGCATCCAACCTGATCCAAAGTTAAGGCCTACAATGAGAGACATAACTTCCAGATTAAGGGAAGTTATTACTGTGACACCTGAGCAAGCTGTTCCAAGACTTTCTCCACTATGGTGGGCTGAACTTGAGATATTATCAGTGGAGGCTACTTAA
- the LOC123898143 gene encoding protein MALE DISCOVERER 2-like isoform X2 translates to MLLWKIGIQMIVTPVTGLGSIVSMVKCRCCKFLWDLNGLYLEGTLAPELGKLSHLKSLVLCNNNFSGDIPKELGDLVELELLDLRENNLSKSIPSELSRMLSLKHLLLCYNKVEDSDSQDQGNFRFFSKSLLDECSSPLTTLFACINRKFGHWFKQGQEEKCFDLQPRTNEAEIEMNVPNLVNYARRRLLDQSSNLAAVPYNGEHTTDFSYIPISTCTGSFPAVPDATKKQNQSQTPQLPSSPPSELSSPSEPSQDGKQTSEEQLKTYGNLWKYLLIILAAVVLVIVIIVLVCICRKPAAKIIKPWNTGISGQLQKAFVTGVPKLNRAELETACEDFSNIVTNFEACTVFKGTLSSGVEIAVVSSLINSSQDWTKSMELNYRRKIATLSRINHKNFVNLIGYCEEEQPFSRMFILEYAPNGSLFEHLHVKEIEGLEWNERVRIIMGTAYCLQYMHHDLNPPIAHTKVSSKCIMLTDDYAAKLAEETFRSVTESVKTTRGDSKKSEMTRAGLDTNVYDFGVLLLEIISGKLPHSEEQGNLVNWAADYINDKRNIGYMIDPSLKSFKENELDVICEVIQSCIQPDPKLRPTMRDITSRLREVITVTPEQAVPRLSPLWWAELEILSVEAT, encoded by the exons ATGCTGCTTTGGAAAATTGGGATCCAAATGATTGTGACCCCTGTAACTGGGTTGGGGTCCATTGTGTCGATGGTAAAGTGCAGATGCTGTAAGTTCCTGTG GGACCTAAATGGACTATACTTGGAAGGGACATTGGCTCCAGAACTTGGGAAACTTAGTCACTTAAAATCTCT TGTGTTATGCAATAATAACTTTTCTGGTGACATTCCTAAAGAACTTGGAGATTTAGTTGAGTTAGAATTATTGGATTTAAGGGAAAATAACTTGTCAAAAAGCATCCCATCAGAGCTTAGTAGAATGTTATCCCTAAAACACTT ATTGCTTTGCTATAACAAAGTAGAAGATAGTGATTCTCAAGATCAAGGAAATTTCAGATTTTTCTCTAAATCACTACTTGATGAGTGTTCATCACCTTTGACAACATTATTTGCTTGCATCAATAGAAAGTTTGGTCACTG GTTCAAGCAAGGTCAGGAAGAGAAATGTTTCGACCTTCAGCCTC GTACTAATGAGGCAGAGATTGAGATGAATGTACCGAATCTTGTCAATTACGCGCGTCGTAGGTTACTTGATCAATCCAGTAACCTTGCAGCTGTACCATATAATGGCGAACATACAACAGATTTCAGTTATATACCAATTAGCACTTGTACTGGATCTTTTCCAGCTGTTCCAGATGCAACCAAGAAACAAAATCAGTCACAAACACCACAATTGCCTTCTTCTCCTCCTTCTGAGCTTTCTTCTCCTTCCGAACCTTCACAAGACGGAAAGCAAACAAGTGAAGAACAACTGAAAACTTATGGAAATTTGTGGAAGTATCTACTTATTATCTTAGCCGCGGTTGTATTGGTCATTGTGATCATAGTTCTTGTTTGCATTTGTAGAAAACCAGCAGCTAAAATAATTAAGCCTTGGAATACAGGCATAAGTGGACAGTTGCAAAAAGCTTTTGTAACAG GGGTTCCTAAGTTGAATAGAGCAGAGCTAGAGACAGCTTGTGAGGATTTCAGCAATATTGTTACTAATTTTGAAGCATGCACTGTATTCAAAGGAACATTGTCTAGTGGAGTTGAAATTGCTGTTGTTTCTAGTCTGATTAATTCTTCTCAAGATTGGACTAAGAGCATGGAATTGAACTACAGAAGAAAG ATTGCCACATTGTCCCGGATTAACCATAAGAACTTTGTTAATCTTATTGGTTACTGTGAGGAAGAACAACCATTCTCAAGGATGTTTATATTAGAATATGCCCCAAATGGAAGTCTATTTGAGCACCTACATG tTAAGGAAATTGAAGGTCTTGAATGGAATGAAAGAGTAAGGATCATAATGGGAACTGCCTATTGTCTTCAGTACATGCATCATGATTTAAATCCACCTATAGCTCATACCAAAGTTAGTTCGAAGTGTATCATGTTGACGGATGATTATGCTGCAAAG CTTGCTGAGGAAACTTTTAGAAGTGTTACCGAATCAGTTAAGACAACTAGAGGCGACTCAAAGAAATCTGAGATGACGCGTGCTGGTCTCGACACCAATGTCTATGACTTTGGAGTATTATTGCTTGAAATAATTTCGGGGAAATTGCCTCATTCCGAAGAACAAGGAAATCTTGTCAACTGG GCTGCTGATTACATAAATGACAAGAGAAACATAGGTTATATGATTGATCCAAGTTTGAAATCATTCAAGGAGAATGAACTTGATGTAATTTGTGAAGTGATTCAAAGTTGCATCCAACCTGATCCAAAGTTAAGGCCTACAATGAGAGACATAACTTCCAGATTAAGGGAAGTTATTACTGTGACACCTGAGCAAGCTGTTCCAAGACTTTCTCCACTATGGTGGGCTGAACTTGAGATATTATCAGTGGAGGCTACTTAA